A single window of Chitinophaga sp. XS-30 DNA harbors:
- a CDS encoding peptidylprolyl isomerase yields the protein MKKILISSVGALLLFQVAVAQQKIVADKIVAKVGDKIILNSDIESALVDMQQQALQGMPLPPNASCSAIEQIIAQKILVLQAELDSLPISEADVDGRIESQIRWAEQRYGSREKMTEVTGYTIYQLRERFRDAIRESMLAKAMRDKIVNAVKVTPTEVRNNFERIPKDSLPFYESELEVGQLVLQPKASREMDKYAVDRLLDFKSRVEKKESEFGTLASLYSEDPGVKENGGTYTLNRNDKNWDADFLAASFRLKEGEMSSPVKSQFGYHLIKMLQRKGDNVVVQHILVKPNVMTADINAATEKLDTIRANIMAGKMSFTEAVVKHSDDPMAKFNGGMIQNQMTGSSFITMDMLDDPSTKDLVLILDDLKPGGISKPMVFEDEQGRKALRLVYLKTRTEPHRENLRDDYSRIQQRTLQEKQAEALNKWLVDHVPTFYVHVEPEYRNCGNISKWVANSVVSK from the coding sequence ATGAAAAAAATTCTCATATCCTCCGTTGGCGCACTGCTCCTCTTCCAGGTAGCAGTAGCACAGCAAAAGATAGTGGCAGACAAGATAGTGGCCAAGGTAGGAGACAAGATCATCCTTAATTCGGATATCGAATCGGCCCTGGTAGACATGCAGCAGCAGGCGCTGCAAGGCATGCCGCTGCCCCCGAATGCCTCCTGTTCAGCCATAGAACAGATCATTGCCCAGAAAATACTGGTGCTGCAGGCAGAGCTGGACAGCTTGCCGATCTCCGAAGCGGACGTGGACGGACGTATCGAAAGCCAGATCCGCTGGGCTGAACAACGTTACGGCAGCCGTGAGAAAATGACCGAAGTGACCGGATATACCATTTACCAGCTCCGGGAGCGTTTCCGCGATGCCATCCGCGAAAGCATGCTGGCAAAAGCCATGCGCGACAAGATCGTGAATGCCGTGAAAGTAACGCCCACAGAAGTAAGGAACAACTTTGAACGCATCCCGAAGGACAGCCTCCCCTTTTACGAGTCTGAACTGGAAGTAGGCCAGCTCGTGCTGCAGCCGAAAGCCAGCCGGGAAATGGATAAATATGCAGTAGACCGCCTGCTCGACTTCAAAAGCAGGGTGGAAAAGAAAGAAAGCGAATTCGGCACCCTGGCCAGCCTCTATTCCGAAGACCCCGGCGTAAAGGAGAACGGCGGTACCTACACCCTCAACCGTAACGACAAAAACTGGGACGCTGACTTCCTGGCCGCATCCTTCCGGCTGAAAGAAGGCGAAATGTCATCCCCCGTTAAATCGCAGTTCGGTTACCATCTTATCAAGATGCTGCAACGTAAGGGCGATAACGTAGTGGTTCAGCACATTCTCGTGAAACCGAACGTAATGACGGCCGATATCAACGCCGCCACCGAAAAGCTGGACACGATCCGCGCAAACATCATGGCCGGCAAAATGTCCTTCACGGAAGCGGTAGTAAAACACAGTGACGATCCCATGGCCAAGTTTAACGGCGGTATGATCCAGAACCAGATGACCGGCAGCAGCTTCATTACCATGGACATGCTGGACGATCCTTCCACAAAAGACCTGGTACTGATCCTGGACGACCTGAAACCCGGCGGCATTTCCAAGCCCATGGTGTTCGAGGACGAACAGGGCCGCAAAGCGCTCCGTCTCGTGTACCTGAAAACACGCACCGAGCCGCACCGCGAAAACCTGCGTGACGACTACTCCCGCATCCAGCAGCGGACCCTGCAGGAAAAACAGGCGGAAGCGCTCAACAAATGGCTGGTAGACCACGTACCCACCTTCTACGTGCATGTGGAACCGGAATACCGCAATTGCGGGAACATTTCCAAATGGGTAGCCAACTCCGTAGTCAGCAAATAA
- a CDS encoding DUF2752 domain-containing protein, giving the protein MQRIISRIPLELIAWSGGLTWLGLTDPHGDQPQFCVYKLAGFSSCPGCGLGSAVGHLLHGDITASWASHPLGIPVLAVLLARIVQLLKQEVHSFKSFKPEKKPI; this is encoded by the coding sequence ATGCAGCGCATCATTTCCAGGATACCGTTAGAACTGATCGCCTGGTCCGGGGGACTGACCTGGCTGGGACTGACGGACCCGCATGGTGACCAGCCGCAGTTCTGCGTGTACAAGCTGGCCGGCTTCAGCAGCTGTCCGGGTTGCGGCCTCGGCAGCGCTGTAGGCCATCTGCTGCACGGAGATATCACGGCATCCTGGGCCAGCCACCCCCTCGGCATACCGGTGCTGGCCGTGCTGCTGGCGCGGATCGTGCAGCTGCTCAAACAGGAGGTCCATTCATTCAAGTCATTCAAGCCTGAAAAAAAACCGATATGA
- the infB gene encoding translation initiation factor IF-2: protein MLKELLRRLVGIKREGREYDMPEVTNNTPRLLAAAKEFNIGKETLIDFLSNKGFDMDGFGSPNARLTAQMYNSLQNEFQQDKANKKKSDQIALPKGTVLDAAKKKEKEEAELAAKKKEKEDADAAAAAKKIEDAPARPEPQPDAPYAAPQPPAAKQEPKPEPVAPKPEPKPEPVQEAKPEPAPEPAPQPKAKPEEPAPAKPEEPAKPESPRINGPKVMGTIDLEALNTANRGKKPAAKKTEPAEEKPAPKAAEPAPAPAPPPEKETPVAREEPEVKAEAPAAKAEEPKAPKASETPEAAPPVKETKEARPAKEAKEVKNKEVKAEKPAAKAAEPAEAAADPAKSSDESGEDNSNAVIENIQATKLSGPKVIGKIDLPVQQDRRDNKNFNKDEKRKRKRIVIEKKPEPIKPGEFAKEGAAGGAPPRDNRGPGGGNRGPGGPGGNRGPGGGNRGPGGNRGPGGPGGNRPPGTGPSRPHQRRDQRPGGGFGQGAPRRTDDKEIDKNEIQNKIKETMAKLGGGSRGRNTKASRRRDKRHEMAEREAQSGADGNKLQVTEFVSVSELANLMDVSFAEVISKCMGLGIMVSINQRLDAEVIELVAGEFGYEVEFIGIDDATEDDEEEIVDDPEDLLPRAPIVTIMGHVDHGKTSLLDYIRSANVVAGEAGGITQHIGAYQVTTASGKKLTFLDTPGHEAFTAMRARGAKVADIAVIVVAADDAIMPQTREAISHSQAAGLPMVFAINKIDKDGANPEKIKEQLAGMNLLVEDWGGKYQSQEISAKSGLNIDVLLEKILLESELLELKANPDREATGSVIEATLDKGRGYVTTVLVQNGTLKQGDTIVSGSHFGKIKAMFNERGQRVEKAGPSAPVQLLGLNGAPQAGEKFRMYEDESEAKDVANRRAQIVREQGIRTKKHITLDEIGRRLALGNFKQLNLIIKGDVDGSVEALSDSLQKLSTEEIVVSVVLKGVGQITESDVLLATASDALIIGFQVRPSMNAARLAEKENIEIRTYSIIYDAIDELKSAMEGMLEPKIEKKVVANVEIRETYKFDKVTVAGCYVLDGKLNRNTRVNLVRDGIVVYTGELQSLKRYKDDVKEVVSGMECGLSIKNYSDLKVGDIVEGFEEVEVKRTL, encoded by the coding sequence ATGTTAAAAGAATTGCTCCGCCGGCTGGTGGGGATTAAACGGGAAGGACGAGAATACGATATGCCTGAAGTAACAAACAACACACCGCGATTGCTGGCTGCGGCCAAGGAATTCAATATTGGAAAGGAAACGCTCATCGATTTTCTTTCCAATAAGGGCTTCGATATGGACGGATTCGGATCTCCCAACGCCCGTCTCACAGCCCAGATGTACAACTCCTTGCAGAACGAGTTCCAGCAGGATAAGGCAAATAAGAAGAAAAGCGATCAGATAGCTTTGCCGAAAGGTACCGTGTTGGATGCGGCCAAGAAGAAAGAGAAAGAAGAAGCAGAGCTGGCAGCGAAGAAGAAAGAGAAAGAGGATGCCGATGCGGCCGCTGCTGCAAAGAAGATCGAAGACGCTCCCGCACGCCCGGAACCGCAACCTGATGCGCCGTACGCTGCCCCGCAGCCTCCGGCCGCCAAACAGGAGCCAAAACCGGAACCCGTTGCGCCAAAGCCTGAACCCAAACCGGAACCGGTGCAGGAAGCCAAACCCGAACCCGCGCCTGAACCCGCTCCGCAGCCTAAAGCAAAACCGGAAGAACCCGCTCCGGCAAAACCGGAAGAACCCGCAAAACCCGAATCGCCCCGGATCAATGGCCCCAAAGTAATGGGCACCATCGATCTGGAAGCGCTCAATACCGCTAACCGCGGCAAGAAACCGGCGGCTAAAAAGACAGAACCGGCTGAGGAGAAACCTGCTCCAAAAGCAGCAGAACCCGCTCCAGCCCCTGCACCGCCCCCGGAAAAAGAAACGCCTGTTGCTAGGGAAGAACCGGAAGTGAAAGCAGAAGCTCCGGCCGCCAAAGCAGAAGAGCCTAAAGCGCCCAAGGCCTCCGAAACTCCCGAAGCTGCGCCTCCCGTGAAAGAAACGAAGGAAGCCAGACCAGCGAAGGAAGCAAAGGAAGTTAAAAACAAAGAGGTCAAAGCAGAAAAACCGGCTGCCAAAGCAGCAGAACCTGCAGAAGCCGCGGCGGATCCCGCAAAATCATCAGACGAATCAGGAGAAGACAACAGCAACGCCGTGATCGAAAATATCCAGGCCACCAAGCTCTCTGGCCCCAAGGTTATCGGAAAGATTGACCTGCCGGTGCAGCAGGATCGCCGGGATAACAAAAACTTCAATAAGGACGAAAAGCGCAAACGCAAGCGCATCGTTATAGAAAAGAAACCCGAACCCATCAAACCCGGTGAGTTCGCCAAAGAAGGCGCGGCCGGCGGAGCCCCCCCAAGGGATAACCGCGGCCCCGGCGGCGGCAACCGCGGACCTGGTGGTCCGGGTGGCAACCGTGGCCCCGGTGGCGGTAATCGTGGTCCGGGTGGCAATCGCGGCCCGGGAGGCCCTGGCGGCAACCGCCCCCCCGGAACCGGCCCAAGCCGTCCACATCAGCGCCGGGACCAACGCCCCGGCGGAGGATTCGGACAAGGCGCTCCCCGCAGGACAGATGACAAGGAGATCGACAAGAACGAGATACAGAACAAGATCAAGGAAACCATGGCCAAGCTCGGCGGCGGATCACGCGGCCGTAACACCAAGGCCAGCCGCCGCAGGGACAAACGCCATGAAATGGCCGAACGCGAAGCACAGAGCGGCGCAGACGGCAACAAGCTGCAGGTAACGGAATTCGTTTCCGTAAGCGAACTCGCCAACCTGATGGACGTGAGCTTTGCAGAAGTGATCTCGAAATGTATGGGCCTCGGTATCATGGTATCCATCAACCAGCGCCTGGATGCAGAAGTAATAGAACTGGTAGCCGGAGAATTCGGCTATGAAGTGGAATTCATCGGCATCGATGACGCCACCGAGGATGATGAGGAAGAAATTGTGGATGATCCGGAAGATCTGCTGCCCCGCGCACCGATCGTTACCATCATGGGTCACGTTGACCACGGTAAGACATCCCTGCTCGACTATATCCGCAGTGCCAATGTGGTAGCCGGTGAAGCCGGAGGCATCACCCAGCACATCGGCGCCTACCAGGTGACCACTGCCAGCGGCAAAAAACTGACCTTCCTGGATACACCCGGTCACGAAGCGTTTACCGCCATGCGTGCCCGTGGTGCCAAAGTAGCGGATATCGCCGTGATCGTTGTAGCCGCGGATGACGCCATCATGCCCCAGACGCGTGAAGCCATCTCCCACTCACAGGCGGCCGGACTGCCCATGGTATTTGCGATCAACAAGATCGACAAGGACGGCGCAAACCCGGAAAAGATCAAGGAACAACTGGCCGGCATGAACCTCCTCGTGGAAGACTGGGGCGGTAAATACCAAAGCCAGGAGATCTCCGCAAAAAGCGGTCTTAATATAGACGTATTACTGGAAAAAATACTGCTCGAATCCGAACTGCTGGAACTGAAGGCCAATCCTGACCGCGAAGCGACAGGCTCGGTGATTGAAGCCACGCTGGATAAAGGCCGCGGGTACGTAACAACCGTACTTGTGCAGAACGGTACCCTCAAACAGGGAGACACCATCGTTTCCGGCTCCCACTTCGGCAAGATCAAAGCCATGTTCAACGAACGCGGCCAGCGTGTAGAGAAGGCAGGGCCTTCCGCACCGGTGCAGCTGCTCGGCCTGAACGGCGCTCCACAGGCCGGTGAGAAGTTCAGGATGTATGAAGATGAATCCGAAGCCAAGGACGTTGCCAACCGCAGGGCGCAGATCGTGCGGGAACAAGGTATCCGCACCAAAAAGCACATTACGCTGGACGAGATCGGACGCCGCCTTGCCCTCGGAAACTTCAAACAGCTGAACCTGATCATCAAAGGGGACGTGGATGGTTCCGTGGAAGCATTGAGCGACTCCCTGCAGAAACTCTCCACAGAAGAGATCGTGGTGAGCGTTGTGCTGAAAGGCGTAGGCCAGATCACCGAATCCGACGTATTGCTGGCAACCGCCTCCGATGCGCTCATCATCGGCTTCCAGGTACGCCCGTCCATGAACGCGGCAAGACTGGCCGAGAAAGAGAACATCGAGATCCGCACCTACTCCATCATCTACGATGCGATCGACGAACTGAAGAGCGCCATGGAAGGCATGCTCGAACCGAAGATCGAGAAGAAAGTGGTGGCCAATGTGGAGATCCGCGAAACTTACAAATTCGACAAGGTGACCGTAGCCGGCTGTTATGTGCTGGACGGAAAACTCAACCGCAATACACGCGTGAACCTCGTTCGCGACGGTATCGTGGTGTACACCGGGGAACTGCAGTCGCTCAAACGCTATAAAGATGATGTGAAGGAAGTGGTATCCGGTATGGAATGCGGCCTGAGCATCAAGAACTACAGCGATCTGAAAGTAGGCGATATCGTGGAAGGTTTCGAGGAAGTGGAAGTAAAGAGAACACTCTAA
- the rimP gene encoding ribosome maturation factor RimP yields MANEQVIIPIREMVEALLADKPEYFLVEIRIKPTNNIKVYLDADNGASIDKLVSLNRQLYPLLEAAALFPDGDFSLEVSSPGLDEPLKTHRQFVKNIGRKVEVTKTDGSVVEGKLLSVDDAELVLEETVGKKKELKQTNINLPEIKHTKVCIVF; encoded by the coding sequence ATGGCAAACGAACAAGTGATAATACCCATCCGGGAAATGGTGGAGGCCCTGCTGGCGGATAAACCCGAGTATTTCCTGGTGGAGATCCGGATAAAACCGACCAATAACATAAAGGTGTATCTGGATGCGGACAACGGAGCTTCCATTGACAAGCTGGTTTCCCTGAACCGGCAGCTATATCCGCTACTGGAGGCTGCCGCGCTGTTTCCGGACGGCGATTTCTCCCTTGAGGTTTCTTCTCCCGGGCTGGATGAGCCCCTGAAAACACACCGCCAGTTCGTCAAGAACATCGGCCGGAAGGTGGAAGTGACGAAAACGGACGGCTCCGTCGTGGAAGGCAAGCTGCTGAGCGTGGACGACGCGGAACTGGTGCTGGAAGAAACGGTCGGCAAGAAAAAAGAACTGAAACAAACAAACATCAATTTACCTGAAATCAAGCACACAAAGGTGTGCATCGTGTTTTAA
- a CDS encoding TM2 domain-containing protein, whose product MNDFYFAMLPGIDHEEMIWLEELTKKYDPDTRQRFLMLYQGRRKDPQTILITCLIGFAGVNGVHRFLMDQILMGVLFLFTAGFCLIGTIIDAINYRKLTWEHNKKISMEIAAMLGRY is encoded by the coding sequence ATGAACGATTTTTACTTTGCCATGTTACCGGGCATAGATCATGAGGAAATGATCTGGCTGGAGGAGCTTACGAAAAAGTATGATCCCGATACCCGTCAGCGCTTCCTGATGCTGTACCAGGGCAGAAGGAAAGACCCGCAGACCATCCTGATCACCTGCCTGATCGGCTTTGCGGGGGTGAACGGCGTGCACCGTTTCCTGATGGACCAGATCCTGATGGGCGTGCTGTTCCTCTTCACGGCCGGGTTCTGCCTGATCGGCACCATCATCGATGCGATCAACTACCGTAAGCTGACCTGGGAACATAACAAGAAAATATCGATGGAGATAGCAGCCATGCTCGGCCGCTATTAG
- the nusA gene encoding transcription termination factor NusA — protein MASINLIESFTEFKEAENIDRPTLMKVLEDVFKTLLRKKYGSDENFDVIVNTEKGDLEILRRRTIVEDGTVEDDNAQIAYSEAILVEPDYQVGEDLYEEVEIMDFGRRAILAAKQTLTARIGDLKKNILVKKYGDRVGEIVTGEVYQVWKKEVLLLDDEGNELILPKSEQIPTDYFKKGENVRAVVKKVELKNNSPLIILSRTHPSFLAKLLEIEVPEIFDGLIVIKKIVREPGERAKVAVESYDDRIDPVGACVGMKGSRIHGIVRELRNENIDIINYTANIQLLIQRALTPARISRMDVDNENKYTSVYLKPDQVSLAIGKKGVNIKLACELTGYEIDVFRDEEQEQTEFDIDLEEFADEIEAWVIDELKRIGCDTARSVLDLTPEELVRRSDLEEETVHEVRRILQEEFEKE, from the coding sequence ATGGCTAGTATTAACCTGATTGAGTCATTCACCGAGTTCAAGGAGGCGGAGAATATTGACCGCCCTACCCTGATGAAGGTGCTGGAAGATGTGTTCAAGACGCTCCTGCGTAAGAAGTATGGCTCTGATGAGAACTTTGACGTGATTGTAAATACCGAAAAGGGTGACCTGGAGATCCTCCGCCGCCGCACCATCGTGGAAGACGGTACGGTAGAGGACGACAACGCCCAGATCGCATATTCCGAAGCCATCCTGGTGGAGCCGGACTACCAGGTGGGGGAAGACCTGTACGAAGAAGTGGAGATCATGGATTTCGGCCGGAGGGCTATCCTCGCCGCCAAACAGACGCTCACAGCCCGTATCGGCGACCTGAAAAAGAATATCCTGGTGAAAAAGTACGGGGATCGCGTAGGCGAGATCGTTACCGGGGAAGTATACCAGGTATGGAAAAAGGAAGTTTTATTATTGGATGATGAAGGGAATGAACTAATATTGCCTAAATCCGAGCAAATTCCTACAGATTATTTCAAAAAAGGGGAAAATGTACGGGCTGTGGTGAAAAAAGTGGAGTTGAAGAATAACTCCCCGCTGATCATCCTTTCCAGAACTCATCCTTCCTTCCTGGCGAAGCTCCTCGAAATTGAGGTGCCCGAGATATTCGATGGTCTGATCGTGATCAAAAAGATCGTGCGCGAACCTGGCGAAAGAGCTAAAGTTGCGGTAGAGTCTTACGACGACCGCATAGACCCCGTAGGTGCCTGCGTGGGTATGAAAGGAAGCCGTATTCACGGCATTGTGCGGGAACTGCGCAATGAGAACATTGACATTATCAACTATACCGCCAACATTCAGCTGCTTATCCAGCGCGCACTGACGCCCGCCAGGATCAGTCGTATGGATGTGGACAACGAGAACAAATACACCTCCGTTTACCTGAAACCTGACCAGGTATCACTGGCCATCGGTAAAAAAGGTGTGAACATAAAATTGGCCTGTGAATTGACGGGATATGAAATAGACGTATTCCGCGACGAAGAACAGGAACAAACAGAGTTCGATATCGATCTGGAAGAATTTGCAGACGAGATCGAAGCGTGGGTGATAGACGAGCTGAAACGCATCGGTTGCGATACGGCCCGCAGTGTGCTTGATCTGACTCCGGAAGAACTTGTACGCCGCTCCGACCTCGAAGAGGAGACCGTGCATGAGGTGAGAAGGATCCTGCAGGAAGAATTTGAAAAGGAATAA
- a CDS encoding HAD family phosphatase: MQGIKHIIFDLGGVILNIDYKRTEQAFTALGVKDFSSLYSQFNATPLFEDLETGRVENDAFVTAMLPYLPEGTTPEAITGAWNAMLLDFPLARLQLLQQLRQHYSLYLLSNTNAIHLAAFNAILEKSRGIPSLDEFFDKSYYSHQIGYRKPEKEAYQVILDENNLQPAETLFIDDTLPNVEAARELGIRAIHLQAPRTILDVFRPV, from the coding sequence ATGCAAGGAATCAAACACATCATTTTCGACCTTGGGGGCGTTATCCTCAATATCGACTACAAACGCACAGAACAGGCGTTTACCGCCCTCGGGGTAAAGGATTTTTCCAGCCTCTACTCCCAGTTCAATGCCACCCCCCTTTTTGAGGACCTGGAAACCGGCCGGGTGGAAAACGACGCTTTCGTAACGGCCATGCTGCCCTATCTGCCGGAGGGCACCACCCCGGAAGCCATCACCGGCGCCTGGAACGCCATGCTGCTGGACTTCCCCCTGGCCCGCCTGCAGCTCCTGCAGCAGCTCCGCCAGCACTACAGCCTCTATCTGCTCAGCAACACCAACGCCATCCACCTGGCGGCATTCAATGCGATCCTGGAGAAGAGCCGCGGCATCCCGTCCCTGGACGAGTTTTTCGACAAAAGTTACTACTCCCACCAGATCGGTTACCGCAAACCGGAAAAAGAAGCCTACCAGGTCATTCTCGATGAAAATAACCTGCAACCGGCTGAAACGCTGTTCATCGACGATACGCTCCCGAATGTGGAAGCCGCACGGGAATTGGGCATACGGGCCATTCACCTGCAGGCGCCGCGGACGATCCTGGACGTATTCAGGCCGGTATAA
- a CDS encoding glycoside hydrolase family 2 TIM barrel-domain containing protein produces the protein MKKMLSFVLLLSLAACTRNLSDNMMNDSAALSERIAASRLSIDTPALVTVVEESGVWKLKRNGQNYIVKGVAASKSINADPGYYLTMLESFSGNTIRTYSVTEYTQDILDAAYANGINVCLGLWVNREADNFDYNDTAAVQLQLQNLRDQVLAYKDHPALLMWGIGNEADASYTNLKLWDAVDDIAAMIHTEDGNHPVTTMLVNSDQAKIAAIKSRAPNLDILSINMYAPNLPNVLGNLQAAGWEKPYMITEFGPRGTWQMNPEPSRILPWGGLVEQTSTEKAEIYRSAYNQHIKANFINGCLGSFAFVWGYQTHGAVRTWFGFHNTEGRSFGAADIMKRVWSDWYPANRAPEIVSRNNMTLQGQHAEDAIYLTNGTQYAAAVVAADPDGDPLVYEWTIVPEGGAGPGGGPHPGLPGLILANGNANVSFTAPAAGAYRLYVYVKDDHNKVASAVIPFFVQ, from the coding sequence ATGAAAAAGATGCTTTCTTTCGTGCTGCTACTATCGCTTGCAGCTTGTACCAGGAATCTGTCTGATAACATGATGAACGATTCAGCGGCCTTGTCTGAACGGATCGCGGCTTCCCGCCTTTCCATCGATACGCCGGCTTTAGTAACTGTGGTGGAGGAAAGCGGGGTATGGAAACTGAAGCGCAACGGGCAAAATTATATCGTAAAAGGAGTTGCCGCCAGCAAGTCCATTAATGCCGATCCGGGTTATTATCTCACGATGCTGGAGTCTTTCAGCGGCAATACCATCAGAACTTACAGCGTAACCGAATACACGCAGGATATCCTGGATGCCGCATATGCCAATGGAATAAACGTATGTCTTGGGCTTTGGGTGAACAGGGAGGCCGACAATTTTGATTATAACGATACGGCAGCTGTACAGCTCCAGTTGCAGAACCTGCGGGACCAGGTGCTTGCTTACAAGGACCATCCGGCTTTACTCATGTGGGGTATCGGAAATGAGGCGGATGCCTCCTATACCAACCTGAAACTCTGGGATGCCGTAGATGATATTGCTGCAATGATCCATACGGAAGACGGGAACCATCCTGTCACAACAATGCTTGTTAATTCCGACCAGGCAAAAATTGCCGCCATCAAAAGCAGGGCGCCTAACCTGGACATTCTTTCCATCAATATGTACGCACCCAATCTTCCCAATGTATTGGGCAATTTGCAGGCGGCAGGCTGGGAAAAACCTTACATGATCACAGAATTCGGCCCGCGCGGCACCTGGCAAATGAATCCGGAGCCGAGCCGTATTTTACCCTGGGGCGGATTGGTGGAACAAACCAGTACTGAAAAAGCGGAAATATACAGGAGCGCGTATAATCAACATATAAAAGCGAACTTTATCAATGGTTGCCTTGGGTCCTTTGCTTTTGTTTGGGGATACCAGACGCATGGCGCCGTACGCACCTGGTTTGGATTTCATAATACCGAAGGCCGGTCTTTTGGCGCAGCGGATATCATGAAAAGAGTGTGGTCGGACTGGTACCCTGCTAACAGGGCTCCGGAAATTGTTTCCCGGAACAATATGACGCTGCAGGGGCAGCATGCGGAAGATGCCATATACCTCACCAACGGTACCCAGTATGCAGCGGCAGTGGTGGCCGCTGATCCGGATGGAGATCCGCTTGTATATGAATGGACCATTGTTCCGGAAGGAGGGGCCGGTCCGGGTGGCGGCCCCCATCCGGGATTGCCCGGCCTTATACTCGCCAATGGCAATGCGAACGTCTCGTTTACGGCCCCGGCTGCCGGCGCCTACCGTTTGTATGTGTATGTAAAGGATGATCATAACAAAGTGGCCAGTGCAGTAATTCCGTTTTTTGTGCAATAG
- a CDS encoding sulfatase produces the protein MMNVQHRPAQRIIWLRLCVSCLAAIVLFTIKAQAQKLSVQGTDNPGKPNILVVISDQLNWDFIAAAGNKYVKTPNMDRLCGMGVRFDRAYTINPVCIPARISLLTGKRPGMFGVHVPKEAGAKKTDMIQYVREKKVATRLQQSGYKTYYGGKTHFGPPGYAFLPEDMGFEVYASEREYRGEDCVPKAIETLNKHRKDNNGQPFFMITSLMNPHDICYAHIKNNRFDMEKIMSRTKGGGWKAKLRASVLRNLQIPEGYPGAGGYEPVDYYLSQAPPLPDNYQPQRNEPGIISGKGEAASGMAAAFGRYRNDYDSTDWLLHRYAYCRFVEDVDRELGQLLDGLEASGLAENTFIIFTSDHGEQLGSHQMAGKGLFFDEVCHIPFIVSHPGIKKARVDTVNLLSNGLDLLPSVFELAGAPPDPDWEGKSIVPLLHAASARLNRTAVPVEFSTGLGMVTRDFYYGIYVSGKTNHEQLYDMRKRPLQMENDALLPAYAPALKDHRDLFRTTHQQTLEGFEHPEGFLKYIRMGVN, from the coding sequence ATGATGAACGTACAACATCGTCCGGCACAACGGATAATATGGCTGCGGCTATGTGTATCCTGCCTGGCGGCAATAGTCCTGTTCACGATAAAGGCGCAGGCGCAAAAGCTTTCCGTTCAGGGAACTGATAATCCCGGTAAACCCAATATCCTGGTGGTCATCAGCGATCAGCTTAACTGGGATTTTATCGCTGCCGCGGGCAATAAATATGTAAAAACACCCAATATGGACCGGTTGTGCGGAATGGGTGTTCGTTTCGACCGGGCTTACACCATCAATCCGGTATGCATTCCGGCACGCATAAGTTTACTTACGGGTAAACGGCCGGGTATGTTTGGCGTGCATGTGCCGAAAGAGGCTGGCGCGAAAAAAACGGATATGATACAGTACGTTCGGGAAAAGAAGGTGGCCACACGCCTGCAACAGTCGGGGTACAAAACCTACTATGGAGGAAAAACGCATTTTGGCCCTCCGGGTTATGCATTTCTTCCGGAGGACATGGGATTTGAGGTGTATGCAAGTGAAAGAGAATACAGGGGAGAAGATTGTGTGCCAAAGGCGATCGAAACGTTGAACAAACATAGAAAAGATAATAACGGCCAGCCCTTTTTCATGATCACTTCGTTGATGAACCCGCATGATATCTGTTATGCGCACATCAAAAACAACCGGTTCGATATGGAGAAGATCATGAGCCGCACAAAAGGCGGCGGCTGGAAGGCGAAACTCCGGGCGTCCGTATTGAGGAACCTGCAAATTCCGGAGGGATACCCCGGGGCGGGCGGGTATGAACCTGTTGACTACTACCTGAGCCAGGCGCCGCCATTGCCGGACAACTACCAGCCGCAGCGGAACGAACCCGGTATTATTTCAGGAAAAGGGGAAGCGGCAAGCGGTATGGCCGCCGCGTTCGGGCGATACCGGAATGATTACGACTCCACCGACTGGCTACTCCACCGGTATGCTTATTGCCGTTTTGTGGAAGATGTGGACCGTGAGCTGGGACAACTGCTCGATGGGCTCGAAGCAAGCGGCTTGGCAGAAAACACCTTTATCATTTTCACCAGCGATCATGGTGAACAGCTGGGCAGTCATCAGATGGCAGGGAAAGGGCTATTCTTTGATGAAGTATGCCATATACCGTTTATCGTAAGTCATCCGGGCATTAAAAAAGCGCGTGTGGATACCGTAAACCTGTTATCCAACGGGCTGGACCTTCTTCCGTCCGTTTTTGAACTGGCAGGAGCGCCGCCCGATCCGGATTGGGAAGGAAAGAGTATCGTTCCATTACTGCATGCTGCCAGCGCGCGGCTGAACAGAACAGCGGTCCCGGTAGAGTTCTCCACCGGGCTGGGCATGGTTACGAGGGATTTTTATTACGGAATATACGTGAGCGGGAAAACCAACCATGAACAACTGTACGATATGAGGAAAAGGCCATTGCAAATGGAGAACGATGCCTTGTTGCCTGCCTACGCGCCTGCTTTAAAAGATCACCGGGACCTCTTCCGGACAACACATCAGCAAACACTTGAGGGATTTGAACATCCCGAAGGTTTTCTGAAGTATATAAGAATGGGTGTTAACTAA